The following coding sequences are from one Carcharodon carcharias isolate sCarCar2 chromosome 13, sCarCar2.pri, whole genome shotgun sequence window:
- the LOC121285991 gene encoding traB domain-containing protein-like produces MLFLKISAYLIEQLGITPGGEFRKAFREAQKIPFCNIYLGDQPIFITLKRCAAALSFWDLVKAFVGFVYIKSQPLPYGKMIVKQLKKKDGLEKIKVVMEEVPEFYRVFVSERDAYLTQSLKQAAKPIVLPKILQSDPQEVIPSVVVRVVGIGHVAGIKKNWNKQLNTQELIRLPNPSLSSRIFQIAFTVTFHGLKIFFYYKIAQTLIWLFY; encoded by the exons ATGCTGTTTCTGAAAATATCAGCTTACCTGATTGAGCAGCTGGGCATTACTCCAGGTGGGGAATTCAGGAAAGCTTTCAGAGAG GCTCAGAAAATACCATTTTGTAATATCTACCTCGGAGACCAGCCAATCTTCATCACTTTGAAAAGATGTGCTGCTGCACTTTCCTTCTGGGACCTGGTGAAGGCATTTGTGGGCTTTGTTTACATCAAATCCCAGCCGCTTCCATATGG CAAAATGATTGTGAAGCAGCTAAAAAAGAAGGATGGGCTGGAGAAAATCAAAGTTGTGATGGAGGAAGTTCCTGAGTTTTATCGTGTTTTTGTATCAGAACGGGATGCCTATCTAACTCAGTCACTGAAGCAAGCAGCAAAACCTATAGTGCTACCTAAAATTTTACAGT CTGATCCTCAGGAAGTTATCCCGTCAGTTGTGGTCAGAGTGGTTGGAATTGGCCATGTGGCTGGAATAAAAAAGAACTGGAACAAGCAATTAAATACCCAAGAATTGATTAG ATTGCCAAATCCTTCTCTATCGTCAAGAATTTTCCAGATTGCTTTTACTGTTACCTTTCATGGCCTGAAGATCTTTTTCTATTACAAAATTGCACAAACATTGATTTGGTTATTTTATTAA